A window of the Bacteroides thetaiotaomicron VPI-5482 genome harbors these coding sequences:
- a CDS encoding glycosyltransferase family 4 protein produces MKYLITLPWMPYPATDGGKQGSFNMLMELQNMIDITLIYPVFFKKQMACQYLLEKQLPKVKVYPFEYYKNKDGIKSQYSLFRLHRIITRKFLKQPYLATPIYKDAYIDFVNEIIKKERIDIVQNEYFEQLYMVYAIPNTVKKVFIQHEIQYIAKERLIQQREYPSSVRYLATMQRIQEINALNEYDQVITMTDIDKNILMCDGVRAPISASPSFIPLPDNIAYKECERSSICFIGGSGHNPNLNGVTWFLDNVWSLILKENPNFTFKIIGKWDEKIKTEYQKKYRNLFFCGFVDNLAMVISECIMVIPILIGSGIRMKILESVNFYSPFVTTTVGVEGLDFINGKECIIADEPQAFATGVLKIATDKVLQHNLTKAAHEKLMEMYSPEASVQRRLNIYNEMLKR; encoded by the coding sequence ATGAAATATCTTATTACATTGCCATGGATGCCTTATCCTGCTACAGACGGAGGAAAGCAGGGGTCGTTTAATATGTTAATGGAGTTGCAGAATATGATAGATATAACTTTGATCTATCCTGTATTCTTTAAGAAACAAATGGCCTGTCAATATTTGTTGGAAAAACAATTACCAAAGGTTAAAGTTTACCCTTTTGAATATTATAAAAATAAAGATGGCATCAAGTCGCAATACTCATTATTTCGTCTGCACCGTATTATAACCCGGAAATTTTTGAAACAGCCATATTTGGCTACACCTATATATAAAGATGCTTATATTGATTTTGTAAATGAAATTATAAAAAAAGAGCGGATTGATATTGTTCAAAATGAATATTTTGAACAGCTATATATGGTTTATGCTATTCCTAATACTGTAAAGAAGGTGTTCATTCAACATGAAATTCAATACATTGCTAAGGAACGTCTGATTCAGCAGCGTGAATATCCTTCTAGCGTACGCTATTTAGCCACGATGCAACGGATACAGGAAATTAATGCGTTAAATGAATACGACCAAGTAATAACAATGACTGATATTGATAAGAATATCCTGATGTGTGATGGGGTAAGAGCACCTATTTCAGCTTCTCCTTCCTTTATTCCTTTACCTGATAATATAGCATATAAGGAATGTGAACGGAGTAGTATCTGTTTTATTGGTGGTTCTGGTCATAATCCAAACTTGAATGGAGTTACTTGGTTCTTAGATAATGTTTGGTCTTTGATACTCAAAGAAAATCCCAATTTTACTTTTAAAATTATAGGAAAATGGGATGAGAAAATTAAAACAGAATATCAGAAGAAGTATAGAAATTTGTTTTTTTGTGGCTTTGTAGATAACTTGGCTATGGTTATATCTGAATGTATTATGGTAATACCTATTTTAATAGGTAGCGGTATTCGTATGAAAATATTAGAATCGGTCAATTTCTATTCGCCTTTCGTTACTACCACAGTAGGTGTAGAAGGACTTGATTTTATAAATGGAAAAGAGTGTATCATAGCTGATGAGCCTCAAGCTTTTGCTACTGGTGTTTTAAAAATAGCAACAGATAAGGTTTTACAACATAATCTGACAAAAGCTGCTCATGAGAAACTAATGGAGATGTATTCACCGGAAGCTTCTGTACAGCGGCGCCTGAATATTTATAATGAAATGTTGAAACGATAA
- a CDS encoding glycosyltransferase family 2 protein, whose product MKKLAIVIPAYKVDFFETVLFSLAQQTCKDFTVYIGEDCSRDDFKSLIEQYSKQLDIVYRRFEVNFGGHDLVAQWNRCIQLTQNEPWLWLFSDDDIMGPRCVEYFFNTIAIDNGAFDIYHFDVKIVDCENQIVRIPTVYPSVIDSETFYRRKASARLDSFVVEYIFLRDIYNCTGGFQHFDLAWGSDIATWVKIGADKGIKTISGDYVYWRKSKKNITPNMDNKMVLRKLTADIEFTHWINEFFHKSSVYRFTKYAFFRLVVHYSQAISKSQIRLLLDKAVGKNIISFNDAFIINWTYRFIQLAKRVKDVLYF is encoded by the coding sequence ATGAAAAAATTAGCAATTGTAATACCTGCCTATAAGGTAGACTTCTTTGAGACTGTATTATTCTCTTTAGCGCAACAGACATGTAAAGATTTCACTGTTTATATTGGTGAGGATTGTAGTAGAGATGATTTTAAGAGTCTTATAGAACAATATTCGAAGCAATTGGATATTGTTTATAGAAGATTTGAAGTGAATTTTGGTGGGCATGATCTCGTTGCACAATGGAACCGTTGTATACAACTGACACAGAATGAGCCTTGGCTGTGGCTGTTTTCTGATGATGATATTATGGGGCCTCGTTGTGTAGAATATTTTTTTAATACAATAGCAATAGATAATGGAGCTTTTGACATTTATCATTTTGATGTAAAGATTGTTGATTGCGAAAATCAGATAGTGAGAATTCCAACTGTTTATCCATCGGTGATAGATAGTGAGACTTTTTATCGTCGGAAAGCGTCGGCTCGGTTAGATAGTTTTGTAGTAGAGTATATTTTTCTAAGGGATATTTATAATTGTACAGGTGGTTTTCAGCACTTTGATTTAGCATGGGGAAGTGATATAGCTACATGGGTGAAAATAGGAGCTGATAAAGGTATTAAAACTATTTCTGGAGATTATGTATATTGGCGTAAGAGCAAAAAAAATATAACACCTAATATGGATAATAAAATGGTGCTCCGGAAGCTTACTGCTGATATTGAGTTTACTCATTGGATAAATGAGTTCTTTCATAAATCATCTGTCTACCGATTTACAAAGTATGCTTTTTTTCGTTTAGTGGTACATTATTCTCAAGCAATCTCAAAATCTCAAATACGCCTCTTATTAGATAAGGCGGTTGGAAAAAATATTATTTCCTTCAATGATGCATTTATCATTAATTGGACATATCGTTTCATTCAGCTAGCTAAAAGAGTAAAGGATGTTCTATATTTTTGA
- a CDS encoding polysaccharide pyruvyl transferase family protein, with the protein MKIGILTFANVPNFGANLQALSTISYLQNHGYNPILIKWEPEDFEARFTSIKTQKQPQEHFHFVEKYLPQTKICRNDDDICQVIKDEKIEGIIIGSDAVLQCSSFWGRLDFPTKTVVRVNKTTSEREYPNAFWGTFYDKLGSKIPMVIMSASSQNAKYRLIARSVKHKMSNNLSHFEYISVRDIWTRDMITYITKGAIIPNITPDPVFAFNYNCAKFIPSKEDILLKYHLPENYVLVSMKCRMLDNMLWMDKLKSEMKKLYLECVALPMPTGIEFKHNFDFSITTPLPPLDWYALIKYAKGYIGENMHPIVVALHNAVPCFCFDTYGVLKYARCVCVEESSKIYDIMSRFSLLDNRINAYSRFWKCPPVDIVINRILHFDVIACQKTALNYYNNYEQMMSSILEVFKSK; encoded by the coding sequence ATGAAGATCGGAATTCTAACATTTGCTAATGTCCCTAATTTTGGGGCTAATTTACAAGCACTATCTACGATAAGCTATCTACAGAATCACGGATATAATCCTATTTTGATTAAGTGGGAGCCAGAAGATTTTGAAGCTCGTTTCACAAGTATTAAAACTCAGAAGCAACCACAAGAGCATTTTCATTTTGTAGAGAAATATCTTCCGCAGACCAAAATATGTCGTAATGATGATGATATTTGTCAAGTGATAAAGGATGAAAAAATAGAAGGTATAATTATTGGCAGTGATGCAGTTCTTCAGTGTTCGTCTTTTTGGGGTAGATTGGATTTTCCAACCAAAACAGTTGTACGTGTTAATAAAACTACATCTGAACGTGAGTATCCTAATGCTTTTTGGGGTACATTTTATGATAAACTTGGGTCTAAAATTCCAATGGTGATTATGTCTGCATCATCACAGAATGCGAAATATAGATTGATAGCGCGTTCGGTAAAGCATAAAATGAGTAATAATTTGTCTCACTTCGAATATATTTCGGTTCGAGATATATGGACTCGTGATATGATTACTTATATAACAAAAGGGGCAATAATACCAAATATAACTCCCGATCCAGTATTTGCCTTTAATTATAATTGTGCTAAATTCATTCCTTCAAAAGAAGATATTCTTTTAAAATATCATTTGCCTGAAAATTATGTTCTTGTAAGCATGAAATGTAGAATGCTTGATAATATGCTATGGATGGATAAATTAAAATCAGAAATGAAAAAGCTATATTTAGAATGTGTTGCTCTTCCTATGCCGACTGGTATTGAGTTTAAGCATAATTTTGATTTTTCTATTACTACTCCGCTACCTCCATTAGATTGGTATGCCTTGATAAAATATGCTAAAGGATATATTGGGGAAAATATGCATCCTATTGTTGTGGCTCTACATAATGCAGTACCATGTTTTTGTTTTGATACCTATGGTGTACTTAAATATGCACGTTGTGTATGTGTCGAAGAATCGAGTAAAATTTATGATATTATGTCACGTTTTTCTTTACTTGATAATCGTATCAATGCGTATTCTCGCTTTTGGAAATGTCCACCTGTTGATATTGTGATTAATCGAATATTACATTTTGATGTAATAGCATGTCAAAAAACAGCTTTGAATTATTATAATAACTATGAGCAAATGATGAGTTCTATTTTGGAAGTTTTTAAGTCTAAATAA
- a CDS encoding dehydrogenase has translation MIVRSKAPLRLGLAGGGSDVSPYSDIYGGLILNATINLYAYCTIEETNSGRIEINAYDAQCCKSYLSMSQLEIDGEASLIKGVYNRIIRDYRLEPKSFKITTYNDAPAGSGLGTSSTMVVCILKAFIEWLSLPLGDYETSRLAYEIERKDLGLSGGKQDQYAAAFGGFNYMEFLQNDLVIVNPLKMKRWIVDELESSMVLYFTGRSRSSAAIINEQKKNTSEGNQTAIEAMHKIKQSAIDTKLALLKGDVGEFARILGEGWENKKKMAGAITNPMIQEAFDVATGAGAMAGKVSGAGGGGFIMFVVEPTRKEEVVRALNNLNGFVMPFQFIDDGAHGWKIYSTDKVQK, from the coding sequence ATGATTGTAAGAAGTAAAGCGCCATTACGTCTGGGATTGGCTGGTGGTGGAAGTGATGTATCACCTTATAGTGATATTTATGGAGGGTTGATTCTCAATGCAACAATTAATTTATATGCTTATTGTACTATTGAAGAGACCAACAGCGGTAGGATTGAGATTAATGCTTATGATGCACAATGTTGCAAAAGTTACCTTTCTATGTCTCAATTAGAGATTGATGGAGAAGCAAGTCTCATAAAAGGTGTGTATAACCGTATTATTCGTGATTATAGGCTTGAGCCTAAGTCATTCAAAATAACAACTTATAATGATGCGCCTGCTGGATCAGGATTAGGAACATCCTCTACTATGGTTGTTTGTATATTAAAGGCTTTTATTGAGTGGTTGTCACTTCCTTTAGGAGATTACGAGACGTCGCGTCTAGCTTATGAAATTGAACGTAAGGATTTGGGATTGAGTGGTGGTAAGCAAGATCAATATGCAGCAGCTTTTGGGGGATTCAATTATATGGAATTCTTGCAAAATGATTTGGTGATTGTTAATCCGCTAAAAATGAAACGTTGGATTGTGGATGAATTAGAGTCAAGTATGGTTCTATATTTTACAGGTCGTTCTCGTTCTTCTGCTGCTATTATTAATGAGCAGAAGAAAAATACGAGCGAAGGTAATCAAACCGCTATAGAGGCGATGCATAAGATTAAACAGAGTGCTATTGATACTAAATTAGCCTTGTTGAAGGGGGATGTTGGGGAGTTTGCTCGTATTTTGGGTGAAGGATGGGAAAATAAGAAGAAGATGGCTGGCGCCATTACTAATCCGATGATTCAAGAAGCTTTTGATGTAGCCACTGGTGCCGGTGCTATGGCCGGTAAGGTTAGTGGAGCAGGTGGGGGAGGATTTATCATGTTTGTGGTTGAGCCGACACGTAAAGAAGAAGTGGTACGGGCTTTAAATAATTTGAATGGTTTTGTTATGCCATTTCAGTTTATTGATGACGGTGCACACGGATGGAAGATTTATTCAACAGATAAAGTTCAGAAATAG
- a CDS encoding D-sedoheptulose-7-phosphate isomerase yields MESIDIVRKQVAESERVKAELSKNEEVIAAIAKAADVCTEAYRRGNKTMFAGNGGSAADAQHLVGEFVSKFYFDRPGIPSIALTTDTSVITAIGNDYGYDKIFTRQLQAQGVAGDVFIGISTSGNSKNIVDALPICKEKGITTIALTGMKSCKMDDFDIVIKVPSAETPRIQECQTLIGHIICCIVEENIFGEEYNK; encoded by the coding sequence ATGGAAAGTATTGATATTGTAAGAAAACAAGTAGCGGAGAGTGAGCGAGTGAAAGCGGAACTTTCTAAAAATGAAGAAGTGATAGCGGCTATTGCTAAAGCGGCTGACGTATGTACTGAGGCCTATCGTCGAGGAAATAAAACGATGTTTGCGGGTAATGGGGGGAGTGCAGCTGATGCTCAGCATTTAGTCGGCGAATTTGTGAGTAAGTTTTATTTTGATCGTCCGGGAATTCCTTCAATAGCTTTAACTACGGATACCAGTGTTATTACAGCTATTGGTAATGATTATGGATATGATAAAATATTTACACGCCAACTCCAGGCACAAGGTGTGGCAGGAGATGTTTTTATTGGTATTTCTACTTCAGGTAATTCGAAAAATATTGTAGATGCCTTGCCTATATGTAAAGAAAAGGGGATTACGACGATTGCTCTTACAGGTATGAAGTCTTGTAAAATGGATGATTTTGATATTGTCATTAAAGTTCCTAGTGCTGAAACCCCTCGTATACAGGAATGTCAAACATTGATAGGACATATTATTTGCTGTATTGTGGAAGAGAATATTTTCGGGGAAGAATATAATAAATAA
- a CDS encoding acyltransferase, translating into MNLSVVLFILIVVFIKYWLLLFTSPLLMAYCWLHRRKNMANPEGEVSEIRDSGITSSSCSKKLFKRIDKRGLINIVDGYFRWMIKIISDIPSHHIRDFFYKYIFLVKMEKNSVLYYGSEIRAPWMLMIGKGSVVGDNSILDARRGGIYIGENVNIASNVSLWTGGHDYNDPYFRSMKTNRGPIYIKNRVWIGPNVTILHSVTIGEGAVIAAGAVVTKDIPPFTICGGIPAKVLAQRSIDLRYTLGGTYLHFL; encoded by the coding sequence ATGAATTTATCGGTTGTTCTGTTTATACTAATAGTTGTATTTATTAAGTATTGGTTACTGCTATTTACTTCTCCTTTACTAATGGCTTATTGTTGGCTGCATCGTCGCAAAAACATGGCTAATCCTGAAGGTGAGGTGAGTGAAATTAGGGATTCTGGCATTACTTCTTCTTCTTGTTCTAAAAAATTGTTCAAACGAATAGATAAAAGAGGATTGATCAATATTGTGGATGGTTATTTTCGTTGGATGATCAAAATAATTTCGGATATTCCTTCACATCATATACGTGATTTCTTTTACAAGTATATTTTCTTGGTAAAAATGGAAAAGAATTCAGTATTATATTATGGAAGTGAAATTCGTGCACCATGGATGTTGATGATAGGAAAAGGTTCTGTCGTTGGAGATAATAGTATTCTGGATGCGAGGCGTGGAGGAATCTATATCGGTGAAAACGTTAATATTGCTTCTAATGTTTCTCTTTGGACAGGTGGTCATGATTATAATGATCCATACTTTCGATCTATGAAAACGAATCGTGGTCCTATTTATATAAAGAACCGTGTATGGATTGGCCCTAATGTAACAATTTTGCATAGTGTTACTATTGGGGAGGGAGCAGTGATAGCAGCTGGTGCCGTAGTTACTAAGGATATTCCGCCTTTTACTATATGTGGAGGAATACCAGCAAAAGTTTTGGCGCAACGTTCTATTGATTTGCGGTATACTTTGGGAGGGACATATCTTCATTTTCTATAA